DNA from Flavobacterium aestivum:
AGATACGACAGGTCTTATGACTGCTCAGGAATTGGAGTCAATGGCTGCTACAGTGATTTCGCCAATTGTTGATGGTGCTTACCAATCAGGTTGTCACACTGCTTCAGTATGGGATAAGAAAGCTCAGGCAAACATTCCAAAATTGATGAAATTCATGAACAATTTCGGTTTGATTACTGCTCGTGATCCGAAAGGTGTTTATCATTCAATGACTGACGTAATTCACAAGGTACTTAACGATATTACGATTGACGAGTGGGCAATCATCATTGGTGGTGACTCTCATACCAGAATGTCGAAAGGTGTTGCTTTTGGTGCTGACTCAGGTACAGTTGCCCTTGCCCTTGCTACTGGTGAAGCTTCAATGCCAATTCCAGAATCAGTGAAGGTAACGTTCAAGGGAGACATGAAAGGATATATGGATTTCCGTGATGTGGTTCATGCTACACAAGCCCAAATGCTTAAGCAATTTGGTGGTGAGAACGTATTCCAAGGTAGAATCATTGAGGTTCACATCGGAACTCTTACTGCTGACCAAGCATTTACATTCACTGACTGGACTGCAGAAATGAAAGCAAAAGCATCTATCTGTATTTCTGAGGATGATACTTTGATCGAATCATTGGAGATTGCTAAAGGCAGAATCCAGATCATGATCGACAAAGGAATGGACAATGAGAAACAAGTGCTTCAAGGATTGATTAATAAAGCGGATAAGAGAATTACTGAGATTAAATCAGGCGAGAAACCAGCTCTAACTCCGGATGCAAATGCTAAGTACTACGCTGAAGTTGTTGTTGATCTTGATTTGATTGCTGAGCCAATGATCGCTGACCCAGATGTGAATAACGCAGATGTTTCTAAACGTTATACTCACGATACAATCAGACCTCTATCTTTTTATGGAGGAGATAAAAAAGTAGATCTTGGATTTATCGGTTCTTGTATGGTACACAAGGGTGATATGAAAATCCTTGCTCAAATGCTTAAAAATATAGAAACACAAAAAGGTAAAGTTGAATTCCAAGCACCGCTTGTAGTAGCGCCACCTACTTATAACATCGTAGATGAATTGAAGGCTGAAGGTGATTGGGAAGTTTTACAGAAATACTCAGGTTTCGAATTCGACGATAATGCCCCTAAAGCTTCGGCACGTACTGAATATGAGAACATGTTGTATCTAGAGCGTCCAGGATGTAACCTTTGTATGGGTAACCAAGAAAAAGCAGCTAAAGGAGATACGGTAATGGCAACCTCTACTCGTCTTTTCCAAGGAAGAGTCGTAGAAGATACAGAAGCTAAAAAAGGAGAATCTTTGCTTTCGTCAACACCGGTTGTAGTTCTGTCAACAATACTTGGTAGAACGCCTACGATTGACGAATATATTACCGCAGTAGAAGGTATCAATTTAACTAAGTTTGCACCTTCTAATAAGCAATTAGTTAAATAACAAATGATTAGTTAAGCATGTATTCAAAAGCCCGAGTTATAAACTCGGGCTTTTTT
Protein-coding regions in this window:
- a CDS encoding bifunctional aconitate hydratase 2/2-methylisocitrate dehydratase, with translation MNIYNDYIKEIEERKVQGLHPKPIDDAELLSEIIAQIKDSDNAHREDSLKFFIYNTLPGTTSAAGEKAKFLKEIILGETEVKEITPAFAFELLSHMKGGPSIEVLLDLALGNDASVAKEAANVLKTQVFLYDADTDRLKEAFKNGNAIAKEIIESYAQAEFFTKLPEVAEEIKVVTFIAGEGDISTDLLSPGNQAHSRSDRELHGKCMITPQAQEEIKALQAQHPDKSVMLIAEKGTMGVGSSRMSGVNNVALWTGKQASPYVPFVNFAPIVGGTNGISPIFLTTVDVTGGIGIDLKNWVKKVDAAGNAVRNENGEPILEQAYSVATGTVLTINTKTKKLYNGDKELIDISRSFTPQKMEFIKAGGSYAIVFGKKLQTFAAKVLGVNIPSVFAPSKEISHDGQGLTAVEKIFNRNAVGSTPGKILHAGSDVRVEVNIVGSQDTTGLMTAQELESMAATVISPIVDGAYQSGCHTASVWDKKAQANIPKLMKFMNNFGLITARDPKGVYHSMTDVIHKVLNDITIDEWAIIIGGDSHTRMSKGVAFGADSGTVALALATGEASMPIPESVKVTFKGDMKGYMDFRDVVHATQAQMLKQFGGENVFQGRIIEVHIGTLTADQAFTFTDWTAEMKAKASICISEDDTLIESLEIAKGRIQIMIDKGMDNEKQVLQGLINKADKRITEIKSGEKPALTPDANAKYYAEVVVDLDLIAEPMIADPDVNNADVSKRYTHDTIRPLSFYGGDKKVDLGFIGSCMVHKGDMKILAQMLKNIETQKGKVEFQAPLVVAPPTYNIVDELKAEGDWEVLQKYSGFEFDDNAPKASARTEYENMLYLERPGCNLCMGNQEKAAKGDTVMATSTRLFQGRVVEDTEAKKGESLLSSTPVVVLSTILGRTPTIDEYITAVEGINLTKFAPSNKQLVK